Proteins encoded together in one Mastacembelus armatus chromosome 15, fMasArm1.2, whole genome shotgun sequence window:
- the LOC113131930 gene encoding eukaryotic translation initiation factor 2-alpha kinase 3-like isoform X1 — translation MEKTNKHDHRVASVLKHKGAERSVLRPINGPAKKGPAAKNILSDVSEKENHRPVKTAENPTPSITAPNNGSCQRNRVPEPLTLESIVISGEKHQAKTGKTEEEDKEVAAKSGYHKRSSWSAVSDDALAKPSTTPCTHVPCDGKTKISGTATSNPVVSSSDSLKDQEQNPDVKPKIITAAHERNACQNTKEDDITSEETKPGKSASEMTLTQSETFRNRFTSEFDVIMCIGQGAFGCVFKVTRKLEGKQFAVKIASYNEIALREVKALSDLSHLHIVRYFTCWVEDSAYQWEDADGSWSTSQSSGNSASKYLYIQMELCDTKTLRVWIDEKNTQNVKKSLRKRREESLIIAQQIVSGVEYIHSKMFIHRDLKPGNIMFGREGEVKIGDFGLVTAENDDDAENLMERTVYKGTPSYMAPEQKTEKTYDRKVDIFSLGLIYFELLWKINTVHEKQMIWADVRRRKLPDGFLCCFRHEYIIIRSLLSEKPEDRPEASKLKTDLDDCARSLNTEEIARRGSRTC, via the exons atggaaaaaacaaacaaacatgaccaCAGAGTAGCTTCAGTGCTGAAACATAAGGGCGCTGAAAG ATCCGTCCTGAGGCCCATCAATGGTCCTGCCAAAAAGGGCCCAGCAGCTAAAAACATCCTGAGTGATGTGAGCGAGAAGGAAAATCACAGACCAGTG aaaacagcagaaaatcctACTCCATCCATCACTGCACCCAATAATGGATCCTGTCAGAGGAACAGAGTGCCTGAGCCGCTCACACTGGAAAG CATCGTGATTTCTGGTGAAAAGCATCAAGCTAAAACCgggaaaacagaggaggaagataAAGAGGTTGCAGCCAAGTCTGGATATCAcaag CGGTCTTCCTGGTCAGCTGTGTCCGATGATGCTCTGGCCAAGCCGTCTACAACACCATGCACACA TGTACCCtgtgatggaaaaacaaaaatcagtggAACAGCTACAAGCAATCCTGTTGTTTCATCATCAGACTCTTTAAaggatcag gaacaaaacccTGACGTGAAGCCCAAAATAAT AACTGCAGCACATGAGCGAAACGCCTGTCAAAACACCAAAGAG GATGACATTACATCTGAAGAAACGAAACCTGGAAAAAGTGCCAGTGAAATGACATTAACCCAATCAGAAACTTTCAG GAACAGATTTACATCAGAATTTGATGTTATAATGTGCATCGGTCAAGGGGCCTTTGGCTGTGTTTTCAAAGTAACACGAAAACTAGAGGGGAAGCAATTTGCTGTAAAGATTGCCAGTTATAATGA AATAGCTCTGCGAGAAGTGAAGGCATTGTCAGATCTCAGTCACCTGCACATTGTTCGATACTTCACGTGTTGGGTAGAGGATTCAGCATATCAATGGGAAGATGCAGATGGCAGCTGGAGTACTTCTCA ATCTTCTGGTAATTCAGCTTCAAAGTACCTCTACATTCAGATGGAGCTTTGTGACACTAAAACACTCAGAGTGTGGATAGATGAGAAAAACACTCAGAATGTGAAGAAATCTCTGCgcaagagaagagaagaaagtctcATCATTGCTCAGCAGATAGTCAGTGGAGTCGAGTACATTCACTCCAAAATGTTCATCCACAGAGACCTGAAG CCTGGAAATATCATGTTTGGGCGGGAAGGAGAAGTGAAGATTGGGGATTTTGGTCTGGTCACTGCTGAGAATGACGACGATGCTGAGAACCTGATGGAGAGAACAGTGTACAAAGGAACCCCATCCTACATGGCTCCTGAGCAG AAGACTGAGAAAACCTATGACCGAAAGGTTGATATATTTTCTCTGGGGCTGATATATTTCGAACTTCTGTGGAAAATCAACACCGTTCATGAAAAACAGATG aTTTGGGCTGATGTCAGAAGACGGAAACTGCCTGACGGGTTTTTATGCTGCTTTCGCCACGAG TACATCATTATAAGGTCACTGCTGAGTGAGAAGCCAGAAGATCGACCTGAAGCAAGTAAGCTCAAGACAGACCTGGATGACTGCGCTCGCAGCCTTAACACTGAAGAAATTGCACGTCGTGGCAGCAGAACGTGTTGA
- the LOC113131930 gene encoding eukaryotic translation initiation factor 2-alpha kinase 3-like isoform X2, with amino-acid sequence MEKTNKHDHRVASVLKHKGAERSVLRPINGPAKKGPAAKNILSDVSEKENHRPVKTAENPTPSITAPNNGSCQRNRVPEPLTLESIVISGEKHQAKTGKTEEEDKEVAAKSGYHKRSSWSAVSDDALAKPSTTPCTHVPCDGKTKISGTATSNPVVSSSDSLKDQEQNPDVKPKIITAAHERNACQNTKEDDITSEETKPGKSASEMTLTQSETFRNRFTSEFDVIMCIGQGAFGCVFKVTRKLEGKQFAVKIASYNEIALREVKALSDLSHLHIVRYFTCWVEDSAYQWEDADGSWSTSQSSGNSASKYLYIQMELCDTKTLRVWIDEKNTQNVKKSLRKRREESLIIAQQIVSGVEYIHSKMFIHRDLKPGNIMFGREGEVKIGDFGLVTAENDDDAENLMERTVYKGTPSYMAPEQTEKTYDRKVDIFSLGLIYFELLWKINTVHEKQMIWADVRRRKLPDGFLCCFRHEYIIIRSLLSEKPEDRPEASKLKTDLDDCARSLNTEEIARRGSRTC; translated from the exons atggaaaaaacaaacaaacatgaccaCAGAGTAGCTTCAGTGCTGAAACATAAGGGCGCTGAAAG ATCCGTCCTGAGGCCCATCAATGGTCCTGCCAAAAAGGGCCCAGCAGCTAAAAACATCCTGAGTGATGTGAGCGAGAAGGAAAATCACAGACCAGTG aaaacagcagaaaatcctACTCCATCCATCACTGCACCCAATAATGGATCCTGTCAGAGGAACAGAGTGCCTGAGCCGCTCACACTGGAAAG CATCGTGATTTCTGGTGAAAAGCATCAAGCTAAAACCgggaaaacagaggaggaagataAAGAGGTTGCAGCCAAGTCTGGATATCAcaag CGGTCTTCCTGGTCAGCTGTGTCCGATGATGCTCTGGCCAAGCCGTCTACAACACCATGCACACA TGTACCCtgtgatggaaaaacaaaaatcagtggAACAGCTACAAGCAATCCTGTTGTTTCATCATCAGACTCTTTAAaggatcag gaacaaaacccTGACGTGAAGCCCAAAATAAT AACTGCAGCACATGAGCGAAACGCCTGTCAAAACACCAAAGAG GATGACATTACATCTGAAGAAACGAAACCTGGAAAAAGTGCCAGTGAAATGACATTAACCCAATCAGAAACTTTCAG GAACAGATTTACATCAGAATTTGATGTTATAATGTGCATCGGTCAAGGGGCCTTTGGCTGTGTTTTCAAAGTAACACGAAAACTAGAGGGGAAGCAATTTGCTGTAAAGATTGCCAGTTATAATGA AATAGCTCTGCGAGAAGTGAAGGCATTGTCAGATCTCAGTCACCTGCACATTGTTCGATACTTCACGTGTTGGGTAGAGGATTCAGCATATCAATGGGAAGATGCAGATGGCAGCTGGAGTACTTCTCA ATCTTCTGGTAATTCAGCTTCAAAGTACCTCTACATTCAGATGGAGCTTTGTGACACTAAAACACTCAGAGTGTGGATAGATGAGAAAAACACTCAGAATGTGAAGAAATCTCTGCgcaagagaagagaagaaagtctcATCATTGCTCAGCAGATAGTCAGTGGAGTCGAGTACATTCACTCCAAAATGTTCATCCACAGAGACCTGAAG CCTGGAAATATCATGTTTGGGCGGGAAGGAGAAGTGAAGATTGGGGATTTTGGTCTGGTCACTGCTGAGAATGACGACGATGCTGAGAACCTGATGGAGAGAACAGTGTACAAAGGAACCCCATCCTACATGGCTCCTGAGCAG ACTGAGAAAACCTATGACCGAAAGGTTGATATATTTTCTCTGGGGCTGATATATTTCGAACTTCTGTGGAAAATCAACACCGTTCATGAAAAACAGATG aTTTGGGCTGATGTCAGAAGACGGAAACTGCCTGACGGGTTTTTATGCTGCTTTCGCCACGAG TACATCATTATAAGGTCACTGCTGAGTGAGAAGCCAGAAGATCGACCTGAAGCAAGTAAGCTCAAGACAGACCTGGATGACTGCGCTCGCAGCCTTAACACTGAAGAAATTGCACGTCGTGGCAGCAGAACGTGTTGA